The nucleotide sequence TGCCTAATTCTTTCATAAGCTTTCATTTCCTAATCTACCAATTTTGTACCAATTAACCAGAGTGGAAGAGGAGGTTTGAGAAACAGTATAGAATCAAAAGCCAAAAAGGATATTACCTGAAGTTGCTGCCTTATCACACTGGAGGTGTAACACTTCAAATTAGGTTATTTTGTATACCAATATCTACCTTTGGTATTACAGATAATAAACCCAACAGTTTTTAACAACAACATACCATAACCTGGGTATCCAGGACATTTTTACTATGTGTTTTCATTTAGCTGAATTATGGAAGATGCTATTAGAATCACTATGTCTCTGGTTTATTCTTGGGGCACTGTAACACAAGCGTCTGCCTGCACAGACAGTTCAGATGTCTCTCTGCCAGGGTTTCCCACTCACAGAAGTGTTTAGAagctgcttttagaaagtgtGCCGCTGTTGGTGCAGCGTTCACACACGCAACACGGGCTTGCTTCAGAGATACAGGAGTTTGCCAGGGTACAGAGTGACACTTCAGTCTGCACACGTACCCCTGAACTCTGATTTTGCAACAGAAAATCaacacatctttttctttcttccttgtcaTTTCTGAAGGCCTTATGGAAGCTGACTGAATATCCATGTATCTTTGACATGCAAGACAAGATTGTAATTCATAACACAGAATGCAATGCCCTGTCCAGCCTCTTTACTTATGTAAGTGtggccaattttttttttaaccatttagAAGAGATTGAAGAAGACACTAACACACTGCTACTTCAATCTTCAGACATACTTAATACCGATACGCCAGAAACATTGGCTTTTTCCAGTCAGAAGACAGTGCCTTCTGCAAGACCAGAATGTTTAAATGGACCCATTTAAACAATGCACCATGCCAGCAATTCAGGGAGATCTTAACGGTAAGATACCAAATTGTGTTGTTAGCTCTGAATATATTTGCTGCAGTGTTCTTTGGTTTTTGGTGTTACTGCAGTATTGGTAGAAGAGTTTCAGTATTCACTGagcatacaaaaaaacccaactactCATCAAATTATTACATGTTCCACAGGGGGTGTAGAGTAAATCTGTGGGGCAGTAACTTACATTTTTATTCCAGGTAGCCATGAAGCTTTGTTGGCATAACTTAAATGTGAGTGGCAGTGCTATTTGTTGTGAGGTTGCTTTGGGGTAACGTAATAGGATTGCCAGTTATCAGTTTCCTGAGCAAGGTCCATGACTATTACTGCTAGACTGACTTTAAAGACTCTAGGCTAGTTTGCTGTATGTGAAAAACCTGGTGGCTGGGGAGCCAGCATTAGAGGCCAGCAAGTGACACAGCCACAAAAGCCATTTCCCTCATGGAGGTGCTGcctgaagggaaaggaaggataGTCCCAGCAAGAGATGAAAAGGTGATTATAATGCTGCTGTCTCTGTGTGGCTTTAGCCTGTGGTTTCCACACAAACCTTAAGGTTGTGGCAGCTGTATTTGCTTCAGGTATCACAATGCTAGCCCTGTCCTGCAAAAGCCGTTAGATGGCTGACGTGGGAACAGGGCACTTGGCCAGAGCAGAGCTCAGCTTAGGATCCATATGCCATATCAGTTGCTAACAGAAGGGCTGTTGGAGTCTGGCACCACACTGGTCCAGCAGGAACTATTGACCTCAGCGCCCCATCACCCAGTTCTAGTTCTGTCCAAGTGAGCCTTCTTGCGAACCAGAGCTGTcaaagcttttccttcctgtacATTTAGGAGAAGATTCATGGTGGCTCCTAGATCtacttttccttcccccttcctcacTACATCAGCTGAAAGAGGCATTTATTTACAGAGGCAATAAGGCTTGTGCTTTGTACTGTTCTCTAGAACTAGAGTCTCTCTCCACTGATTGTGCAAGAAGCCCCAACAAACAGCTGCACTCAGCTAGTTGGCCTTCGAGTGCACCTCTTGCAGGCTCTGCCTTTTACACTGTGCATCACAGCGTTActtgcccagcagcagcctggtcAATTTGACTGCATTATTAGTATCCCACCAAAAGGCACCAAGGTCTGCAGTATTTGTAACTTGGTGctgcatttctgaatttttcagcAGCTAAAGGACATTCATGTGGCTGTGTTGCAGACGTAAACCACCCAGGAACAAAACATCAAAAAGAAGCCCTTGTAATAGATTATCATAGTGTTAACCTGTCGCCTTTGTAGCTGTGTCCTTGAAGACATTTTGTCAGACAGTACCAAGAACAGAGTTCTTTGCACCTCACACCCTCATAGTGGCCTGTCACTCTTCTCCAGTGCTGCTATAAATGAAAACAGGGAAGGTTGAAGTAATTAGCAGAAGTATCTTCTGTTCCCTGTCTACTGAGGATAGCACTAAGAGGAAAGATACTCCACGTACTTAAATAGCATTTATAACTGCTGACTTGGCTACCAAATCCTGGGCTAATTTGTTGGAGTTTTCCCCTAACCTCTCTGGAGATGTCTCTTTAACAGAGATGTCCCAGCCTGGCTACCAAAGGTGGGCACTCCAACACATTTAACAAACAGTAGAGGGACACAGATCTCCTAAGCAGACATTGGAGTATGTTGGAGGCTGTTctaacaaaacccccaaatgcACAAGTACAtcttttctgcagcactgtcatttccccttctttttcttaaaaaaaaaaaaaagaaaaagaaaaaggcaagcaGCTACTGACATACAGACATGGGTATCATCCAAGTAAATTTCCTGATTTAACTAAAGTTTTGTTATTAAACATCAGCTGAACTTATTTCATGTCCTTCTGACAGTGAGACAAATCCATTTCAATACACACACcagttcaaaacaaaaccaaagctcaCAATTCAAAGAGAAATTCATAACACTGCATGTTGTCATTGCTTATTATTTATGATCAGTTATTTCAGTCAAGGTACAGTTCCTCATAAAAACAATCACCATCTAGAAGATTTTCATTAGTGCCACTACAAACGCACAACACTCTTGAAGAGATACACTAGAAGGAATTAGTGCTTCTTGTTATTCCTCCTCTTTATCTGCCTTAGCAATAATTAAGTAATAGGCTGCTGTGGGAGACTTCATACAGTTCCAGATACTACTAGGACAATTATGACAGCCACTAGTGCCAGAAGGGAACCCTCTCAAAATCAGCTGCAATATCCGATGACATTAAATAAACTCCACTGCTTTAGAGAAGGCCAGGGGTTAGCATATGCATCACACTAGTTGTGCCTAAAAAGCTTAATCCCCATCCAGGTCCATAGGTGGAAGAATACATAAACCGGTATCGTAACAGGAAGGAGGAGACTGTAGAAACATAAGCtagctgtgctggtgcagcccTGTGGGAAGGTTTCATCTACGCTGGCTGAGTAAAACAAGCCTGCTAGGGACAGGAGGGGAACAAGCACCGtcagggtgggcagggaggggagcatGCCTCCTCTCGCCATCAGTTCACAATCTGTTCACAGCTGTGGCTGGTGGGTCCTCAGGGCTGCTTCGAGCCCTCAGCTGGGGGCTTCTTCTGAATCATCCTGGCAGCCTCTGGGATCATGTTCGGGATGCCGTCGATGATGGGGTAGGCGATGCCCAGCTCCTCGTTAATGAGCTCGTTGGTCGCTTCTTCGTACCTGGCCAGGCgagtcggggggggggggtggtggtggtggtggtggtaaaaAACCAAACGAAAacaaaaggaggagtgaataAGCTAGGTTTGCCCTCTGACAGCTCCTCTCGCTCGCCTCGGAGCGGCAGCAGGCCAAGGGCGGGCTGCGAGAGCTGCCCTCCCGCTGTGGAGGTCCCGGTCCCCGACCCTCACCTCAGCGGCCGCTTGGAGAGCGGGCACACCAGGAAGCGTAGCAGCGACGGCTCCAGCGGCTGCGGCCGGCCTGAGCCTGAgcccgggcccgggccctggccctggccctggcccgGGTCCCGGCTCTGCCCGCCGCCGCTAGCTGCGCGGCCGCCCACCACAGCCACCCGCCTCAGCACCGCCGCGCCCAGCATggccgctcccccggcccgcTTCCGGTGCGCCGCCTACCCGCCCCGGGCTGCGCTGCGGGGCGCGCACAGCGGTTCCGCCTGTCCCCCGCGGGTGGCCGTGCCGCTCTCCCCGGCGCTATGGGTGTCTCGGGGCTTGCAGGTGTCGTTCGTGGGCGAAGCGGGACTGGACCAAGGCGGCCTATCCCAGGAGCTTTTCAGCGTCGCCGCCAGGACCCtctgccagcccagcaccgggGCCTTCCGCCACGTCGCTTCCGGCCTGGTGTGGTTCCCCAGCCAGGTGAGGGTCCTgctcccggggagggggggggctgcgcCCAGGAAGCGGcgctttttaaaatatgcactTGTTTTTCACCAGGCCTCGAGCTGTGACAACACCTTTTTCCATATCGGGACACTGTGTGGCATGGCGCTGTAGAAGAGGTGCACGGCACCCTTCCCCTGCACCAGGGCTCTCTACAAAAAGCTGCTGGGCCTGGAGCCTGCCCTGGAGGACCTCGAGGAGCTCTTGCCAGCCGCAGGCTGGTACGAGCCAGGCAGGCCCCGAGCTTTTGCTGGGAAGCTGCGGCCAAGGCAGGCCTCCTAGCTTGACGATGTGCACAGAGGTCTCCCAAGGCCATATTTGGGGTACCTGTGGCAGCTACATTTGCCATTGTGGAGTTGCTAAAAGCCACAGATTTTGGAGGTGGTCCTTGTCCAGGGCACGGATGTTGCTCTTGAACAGATGCTGGCATcaccaaaagaaaaagccaagcCCCATGGCTTAGAAGGGGTCAGATTTCTGCTCTATGTGAGCTTAAGTCCACACTGTGACTATATTGTTCAAAGCTACTTTGGGCTGTAGTTTGGACTTGGAAGAACTAAGCACCCAGTTACTaattgtggttggtttttttaatgatttattatCAGTTTCCACAATGATGTTATGCACAAGCACAGTATTACCGTATGCTGCGGCTGTGCCAAATATGAGGGGTTTCCGCATGCTGGGAGAGGAGATTTCAGGCAGATGTAGCCAGGACAGGTACTGCTGCCACCAACATAAAGCTTCTAGG is from Phalacrocorax carbo chromosome 4, bPhaCar2.1, whole genome shotgun sequence and encodes:
- the PIGY gene encoding phosphatidylinositol N-acetylglucosaminyltransferase subunit Y; its protein translation is MARGGMLPSLPTLTVLVPLLSLAGLFYSASVDETFPQGCTSTASLCFYSLLLPVTIPVYVFFHLWTWMGIKLFRHN
- the PYURF gene encoding protein preY, mitochondrial, whose amino-acid sequence is MLGAAVLRRVAVVGGRAASGGGQSRDPGQGQGQGPGPGSGSGRPQPLEPSLLRFLVCPLSKRPLRYEEATNELINEELGIAYPIIDGIPNMIPEAARMIQKKPPAEGSKQP